Genomic DNA from Candidatus Methylomirabilota bacterium:
GCGCGGGCGGCCGGGGTGATCCCGCTCGCGCTGCCCGAGCTCATGGCGACTTCGGACGTGGTGTCGATCCACGTCCGTTCGACCCCCGAGACGCGCGGGCTCGTGAGCCGGGAGCTGATCGAGCGGATGAAACCGAGCGCGGTCTTCATCAACACGGCGCGGGCCGCGGTCGTCGACGAGGACGCGCTCCACGCGGCGCTGGCCGCGGGCCGCATCGCCGGGGCGGGCCTCGACGTCTTCGGCGAGGAGCCCCTCCCGACGGACCACCGCTGGGCGACGCTTCCCAGCGTCGTGCTGACGTCGCACCGCGGCTGGACGACCCGGGAGACGCTCGACCGCTTCATGGCGGAGGCGGTGGAGAACGTCCTCGCCTACCTGGACGGCCGGGCCCGCCACGTCGTCAACCCCGAGGCCCTCCGCTCCTAGTTCTCTCGGGGGGGTCTCGGAAGACCCCCCCCGATGCCCCCCCTCGGTTGCGGCGGCAGAGCCGCCGCTCGGAGCGCAGCTCGACGCTGCGCGCGCTCGGGCAAGCTGCCGGGTTACTCCGACACACTCCTCGGGCCGGCGCCGGGGCCGACGGGGCGCTCCGAGACCCCGAGCGCCTGACGAGGGGCCGGCTTCCGGGTGGCGAGGAGGACGCCGGCAATGACGATGAGCGCCCCCATCACGTGGATCCACGTCACCGGCTCGTCGAGGAAGAGCCACGACAGGGCCAGAACTTCGAAGGGGAGGAGGTTGACGGTGAGGGCCGCGACGGGGGCCGGGACTACCCGGATGCCCCAGTAGAACCAGATGTGGGACAGGGTGACCGGGACCGCCGCGTAGAGGATCGCGAGGATCGTGCCCGGCCCCAGGGCCGGCACGGTGGTCCAGGGCCGCTCGACGAGGGCCATCGGCACCAGGAGCACCGCGGAAACGAGGTACGACCCGGTGGTCACGACGGTCGGCGCGAACCGGCGCGCCACCTGCCGCGCGTAGACCGAGTAGACGGCGAAGAAGCCCTGGCCGGCCAGGATCAGGACGTCGCCGGGATACAGGTCGAGATCGAGAAGCGCTCGCAGGGAGCCCCGCGTGACGGTCAGGATCACTCCGACCGACGACAGCACGATGCCCGCGACGTTGGCGGGTGTGAGCCGCTCTCGCAGCCAGGTGGCCGAGAGAATCGCGACGAAGATGGGTCCGGTGGCGCCGACGATCGCCGCGTTCACGGCGAGGGTGCGGGCCAGCCCGTAGTACCAGAGGGTCGTGTTACAGACCAGGCCCGTCACCGCCAGGATCACGAAAGACTGGAGGTCGGCGACGCCGGCCAGCGGCCAGGTCGGGTAGCTCAGGCGCAC
This window encodes:
- a CDS encoding DMT family transporter, producing MTTAERELQEHEAYGLLLLISLIWAGNFMAGKLALQVIGPITLTALRALLASVLLLWYVRLSYPTWPLAGVADLQSFVILAVTGLVCNTTLWYYGLARTLAVNAAIVGATGPIFVAILSATWLRERLTPANVAGIVLSSVGVILTVTRGSLRALLDLDLYPGDVLILAGQGFFAVYSVYARQVARRFAPTVVTTGSYLVSAVLLVPMALVERPWTTVPALGPGTILAILYAAVPVTLSHIWFYWGIRVVPAPVAALTVNLLPFEVLALSWLFLDEPVTWIHVMGALIVIAGVLLATRKPAPRQALGVSERPVGPGAGPRSVSE